A single window of Nicotiana tomentosiformis chromosome 1, ASM39032v3, whole genome shotgun sequence DNA harbors:
- the LOC104085242 gene encoding multisubstrate pseudouridine synthase 7 — MLKTLCSKLRSHQQLLTKTLQQVLGHPKILKHYNSFFDQSLLPATMMKTMDESDVGISCYISKLPGFRGILKQRYSDFIVNEVDLDGNVVHLTSLEAPAEVCSEDKDVNISDQLNKSYVTEIESFRSLAGNSDADKLKGLIDKLNSGVDVSDESVVLSPSSDKLHRTAIHNFFKERLKFLVTDAVDGPEDSSKCVRVRLNKGGNNGRGRFSRKRKDRNDKPYDSRGSDSWPEHLGKFLRFHLFKENKDTQEALNVIAKMLGVQPRSFGFAGTKDKRAVSTQRVTVFKQRASRVAALNERLIGIKVGDFCHVKEGLLLGQLYGNRFTITLRGVSADSEDIIKASAVALGELGFINYFGLQRFGSSSVPTHLIGAALLRGEWKAAVSLILDPREGEKNAISTVREYYKESGDIDGTLRQLPRHLVAERAILQCLKKSPGNCLQALKGIPRTLRMMYVHSYQSYLWNHAASMRVQKHGFDQVVLGDLVYSKEQPKERETFVAECEDVNGNNMDDYSNLDETSETDLPEEKNISVKAINEEDLISGTYTIEDVLLPLPGSRVIYPSNDIGEVYCDLAQKDGISLTETAHKIKEFSITNMTGAYRRVFQKPKDFEWELLSYTDGTIPLAETDFDVIAKSVKKSKAREDNSANGSEELPADYGTSSATFEGGDMLPGKSREEKINSEARMQSEESQSGGNAQESQMALKLSFTLPASCYATMAVRELLKTSTSVAFHKSLNE, encoded by the exons ATGCTAAAAACCCTTTGTTCCAAACTCCGGAGTCATCAGCAGCTACTAACAAAAACCCTGCAACAAGTTCTTGGTCACCCTAAAATTCTAAAACATTACAACAGCTTTTTTGATCAGAGTCTTTTGCCTGCTACTATGATGAAAACTATGGATGAATCCGATGTGGGCATCTCCTGCTACATTTCCAAGCTCCCTGGCTTTCGTGGCATACTCAAACAAag GTACTCCGACTTCATTGTAAATGAAGTGGATTTAGATGGAAATGTTGTTCATTTGACTTCATTGGAGGCTCCAGCGGAGGTG TGTTCAGAGGACAAGGACGTAAATATATCTGATCAACTGAACAAAAGTTATGTGACTGAGATAGAATCTTTCAGATCTCTCGCTGGCAATTCTGATGCTGACAAGCTTAAGGGTCTTATTGATAAACTTAATTCTGGAGTCGATGTCAGTGATGAATCCGTCGTCCTTTCACCAAGTTCAGATAAATTGCATCGTACT GCAATTCATAATTTTTTCAAGGAAAGATTAAAATTCCTTGTAACAGATGCTGTTGATGGACCAGAGGACTCATCAAAGTGTGTTCGTGTGAGATTGAATAAGGGAGGGAATAATGGAAGGGGTAGATTCTCTAGGAAAAGGAAAGACCGAAATGATAAACCTTATGACAGTAGAGGTTCAGACAGTTGGCCAGAACATCTTGGCAAGTTCCTTAG GTTTCATCTTTTCAAGGAGAACAAGGATACACAGGAAGCTTTAAACGTTATAGCAAAGATGCTCGGCGTTCAG CCTAGGTCCTTTGGATTTGCTGGTACTAAAGACAAGCGTGCTGTATCAACCCAGAGG GTTACTGTTTTCAAGCAACGAGCAAGTAGAGTAGCAGCTCTCAACGAAAGATTGATTGGAATCAAAGTTGGTGACTTTTG CCATGTTAAAGAAGGGCTTCTGCTTGGGCAGCTTTATGGGAACCGATTTACTATAACACTTCG GGGAGTGTCAGCAGATTCTGAGGATATAATTAAAGCATCAGCAGTTGCCCTAGGAGAGCTTGGATTTATAAACTATTTTGGTTTACAG CGGTTTGGCAGCagttctgtgccaacccatctAATTGGAGCTGCGTTATTGCGTGGAGAGTGGAAAGCTGCTGTCAGCTTGATTCTTGATCCAAGAGAAGGGG AGAAGAATGCCATCAGTACAGTGAGGGAGTATTACAAGGAAAGTGGTGACATTGATGGGACTCTAAGGCAGTTACCTCGACATCTGGTTGCTGAAAGGGCGATT TTGCAGTGCCTGAAAAAATCTCCTGGAAACTGTCTACAAGCTCTGAAGGGGATACCAAGGACTCTCCGAATGAT GTATGTACATAGCTATCAAAGTTATCTTTGGAACCATGCAGCAAGCATGAGAGTGCAAAAGCATG GGTTTGACCAAGTTGTGTTGGGAGATCTGGTTTATTCAAAGGAACAACCTAAAGAGAGAGAAACTTTTGTTGCTGAATGTGAAGACGTGAATGGCAACAACATGGATGATTATAGTAATCTGGATGAGACCTCAGAGACTGATCTTCCTGAAGAAAAAAATATATCAGTCAAG GCTATAAATGAAGAAGACCTTATATCCGGTACATATACCATCGAAGATGTACTTCTACCTTTGCCTGG GTCTAGAGTTATTTATCCATCAAATGACATTGGGGAAGTTTACTGTGACTTGGCACAGAAG GATGGTATCAGCTTGACAGAGACTGCGCATAAGATCAA GGAATTCTCCATAACTAATATGACCGGAGCTTACAGACGTGTGTTTCAAAAGCCGAAGGATTTTGAATG GGAATTGCTTAGTTACACTGATGGAACTATACCTCTAGCTGAGACAGATTTTGATGTCATTGCCAAGTCAGTAAAGAAAAGCAAGGCCAGAGAGGATAACTCAGCCAATGGAAGCGAGGAACTTCCTGCTGACTATGGTACATCTTCAGCAACCTTTGAAGGTGGTGACATGCTTCCAGGAAAAAGTCGTGAGGAAAAGATTAACAGTGAAGCGAGAATGCAATCAGAGGAATCTCAGAGTGGTGGTAATGCTCAGGAGAGCCAGATGGCTCTCAAGCTGAGCTTTACACTACCAGCTTCTTGCTATGCAACTATGGCCGTGAGGGAGCTGCTGAAAACGTCCACTTCT GTTGCATTTCACAAGTCTCTAAATGAATAA